CAGCCTCTGCTACGGCGTGATGGCTAACCAGCGCACTTTCGATCTCCATCGTGCTCAGCCTATGACCCGATACGTTGAGAACGTCATCGATGCGTCCCATGATCCAGTAATAGCCGTTGCTATCCCGACGCGCTCCGTCCCCAGTGAAATAGTAGCCTGGTATCTGACTCCAGTATTGTTTTTTAAACCGCTCGTCATCACCCCAGATGGTCCGCAGCATGCCAGGCCATGGTTTCTTGATTACTAAGAACCCACCCTGATCATCCGGCACAGACTTACCGTGCATATCAACCACATCAGGCACGATGCCAAAGAACGGGCGCGTTGCCGAACCAGGGACCGTCGATACCGCTCCAGGTAACGGCGCGATCATGATGCCGCCGGTTTCTGTCTGCCACCACGTGTCTACAACGGGGCAGCGCCCCCCACCGATGACATCGCGGTACCACATCCACGCTTCTGGATTGATCGGCTCTCCAACGGTACCGAGCAAACGCAAGGACCTGAGATCATACTGTCGCGGTATGTGCGACCCTTGACGCGCAAAAGCTCTGATCGCCGTCGGTGCCGTATAGAGGATGCTCACCTTGTGCCGTTCGACAATCTGCCAAAAACGCCCCCAATCGGGATGATTAGGCGCTCCCTCGTACATCACAGTCGTGGCACCATTGGCCAAAGGTCCGTAAACAACGTAGGAATGACCGGTGACCCACCCTAAATCGGCGGTGCACCAGTAAGTGTCCTCATCTTTGAGGTCGAAAATCCACTTACTCGTAAGAGTTGTATGCAGCAGGTAACCAGCGGTCGTGTGCATGATGCCCTTGGGCTTGCCCGTGCTACCGCTC
The sequence above is drawn from the Deltaproteobacteria bacterium genome and encodes:
- the acs gene encoding acetate--CoA ligase, with translation SGETRTLTYNDLHREVSRCASALKDLGIKPCDRVTIYMPLVPELAIAMLACARIGATHNVVFGGFSAEAIADRNNDAQAKLVITADGGYRRGAVVPLKQNVDQALLKSPSVEKVLVLRRTGDVVPMTTGRDYWWHEVLAKAAPHCEPVAVDAEHPLFLLYTSGSTGKPKGIMHTTAGYLLHTTLTSKWIFDLKDEDTYWCTADLGWVTGHSYVVYGPLANGATTVMYEGAPNHPDWGRFWQIVERHKVSILYTAPTAIRAFARQGSHIPRQYDLRSLRLLGTVGEPINPEAWMWYRDVIGGGRCPVVDTWWQTETGGIMIAPLPGAVSTVPGSATRPFFGIVPDVVDMHGKSVPDDQGGFLVIKKPWPGMLRTIWGDDERFKKQYWSQIPGYYFTGDGARRDSNGYYWIMGRIDDVLNVSGHRLSTMEIESALVSHHAVAEAAVVGAPHDLKGEAVHAFVTLEAKFKPSATLKAELSEHVVKQIGALARPESIHFAEALPKTRSGKIMRRLLRDIAAGRESSGDTTTLEDYSVLAKLRETDEV